The region AACGCTCGACAAGTGGTATGCCAAGAAGATGGAATTGGTGACTCGGCACTGGTCGGGCAAGCATGGACGGGTAGTGCAAGGCATCAACCTAATTACGCTGCTATGGAGTGAGGGAGACCGTCACCTTCCGTTGGACTATCGATTTTACGAAAAGGGTGTCGATGGCTCAACCAAAAACGACCACTTCCGCTCGATGCTTGAAACTGCCAAGGAACGAGGGTTTGCGCCCCGATGTGTGGTGTTTGATAGTTGGTACAGTAGCTTGGAGAACCTTAAGTTGATTCGAGATTATGGTTGGATTTGGTTGACTCGACTCAAGCGCAATCGGCAGGTCAACCCGGACAATACAGGCAATCGCCCTCTGCATAAGGTCGTGCTTGCGGCGACTGGCACGGTGCTCCATCTCAAAGGTTATGGGTTCATCAAAGTGTTCAAGATGGTTGCCCCAAACGGTGACATTGATTACTGGGCAACCAATGACCTGGGGATGGGTGAGCTACAACGGCTGCAATTTGCCGAGGTTGGTTGGGCAATTGAGGAGTACCATCGCGGACTCAAACAGTGCTGTGGCGTTGAACGGGCGCAGGTTCGCTCAAGTCGTGCCCAGCGCAATCATGTGGGTTTAGCCATTCGCGCTTTCCTGCGCTTAGAGGTGCACATGTGGACGACAGGTATCAGTTGGTACGAAGCGAAAGCGGCGATCGTCCGGGATGCCATTCGCTCCTTTTTAGCGGCTCCTCGTTTCATCCTCAATCCAACTGCGTAATCCCTGACATAAAGAGGTGGGCAGCAGATTACTGCCTTGCAGAGAAGTACTTATTGCAGAGAAGTACTTATTGATGACGGCTTAATGACGACGATCGCGTCGTCTAGGATGATGCTGGGTTCTTTTCGGGGGGGGTGTTGCCATCGCTACATAAAGAGGTGGGCAGCAGATTACTGCCTTGCAGAGAAGTACTTATTGCAGAGAAGTACTTATTGATGACGGCTTAATGACGGCGATCGCGTCGTCTAGGATGATGCTGGGTTCTTTTCGGGGGGGGTGTTGCCATCGCTGCATCCGAAGAAGCTATTGAGGAATCCCCTTCTGTTTCAACTGAAAGGGATTCTGTCAAAGATTGCTCTAACCGTTGCGGCTCCATTTCTGGGGGTTTCGCCTCTATTTGAGCAGGTTCTGGCAGGGCGCGATCGCCATTGGGCACTGTCAGTTCCTTCATTTCCTGCGTTAATTCTGGCAGGGCAATCGTTTCTTTCTGAGTTTCCTTGACAGCCAGCGGAATCTTCAGCGGCTGCATTTCTTCAATCCAGCAACTTGCCAATGGCAAGGTTTGATCTAGATCATCCAGCGGACGAGGTACTAACATTACCGCGTGCAGTTCCCCAATTCGTTCCGCTTCCACCATGCCCACATCCAGCGCCATCGCTACATTGGCTACCGAGCCACGCACGATCGCCGTGCACAACCCTGCACCAATCGTCTCATAGGCTGCCAACACTACATCTGCTGCTTTTAACATGGCATCGGCAGCTCCTACCATTGCCGGAAATCCCCGCGTTTCTAGCAACCCAACTGCCTGATTACTCAGTTTGCTATGCCCCCGTCCAGTTGCTAGCTGCGCCAATCGATTGCCAATTGGCAACACCACTTCCAAGTTCGGCATGGGGCGGGGAACCACCAGCGTTGACAACTTTTGCCCAAATTGCTCTGCCCGTTCAGCCCCCTCCTGCACTGCCAACCGCACATCTGCCACATTTCCCCGCACGATCGCTGTACAATGCCCGCCCCCAATTTTTTCGTAGCCTACCAGCGTCACCCCTGAAGACTTCAGCATATGATCAGCAATCCCCACAATCGCGGGAAAACTTTGGGCAGATACCAAACCCAATGCCATGTCAGTAAAGTCTTCGCGTCGGCTCATCGTTTAATCACGTCCGTTGGTACTCTTATCCTAACGGCTTTAACAAGTAGGGACGCTGATATCAACGTCCCTCTCACATTAATTAATCGTTAATCATCCCAGGGATCTTCTGGGTTAGAACCATTTTGATCCGGCAGACTAGATAAACTTCGAGGATGATGGGGAAACATTTTGACAAACATTCGATTCACGTAGACTTGCCCATAAACATTCATCCGTGTCGATTTTTCTTCACGTTCGGACACCACATCCGCAGTGCCTGTTTGTCCAGCATCAGTAAAGAAAGAGGATGAACCAGACTGATCTTTTGTATCGGCTGGGTAAATCACAGTATCCGTAGCTTGAAGTTCATTGAGTGGACGACTGGCATCTCCAATTAAGGAACCTGGAGGAACAAGTTGTCCTGGCTCAATCGTGCTATTAAGAATTGTTGTCCCTGCTCCAATGCAGGCGTTTGCACCGATCTGTACTTGCCCAATCAGCAAAACTTCCGCTCCAACATTTGCACCCTCGCCAATCTCCAACAACCCGCTATGAGCATGGAGAATCGCCCCAATCCCTATACAAGCCCCTGACTTAATGAGGATCTGGCTGTCGGGATCTGCTTGTAACAATACACCAGGTGCGATCGCAACCCCTGCTTGAATCGTCACATCGCCACTGACATAGTAGTGAGAGGTGCTGATGGGGCGTAGCTGTAAGGATCGCAAAGACATTAAACCCTCTCTAAGAAAGTAGAAGGCAGAAGAAAGATCAGGCTGATCTGGATCATCGGTAATTGGTAAAGGGTAATAGAAAAACAATTAACCAATAACCATCCCTAATTACCCATAACCAAACCCAAACTGATTGATTAGCCGTTTACCTTTTCTTCTACTTCTTGCTTGGCTTCTGGATAATGGTTTCAACTACGCGCCGCTTCGCTTTGGGATCAGTGCCAACAAGCCGAACATAATCGCCAGCATGCTGATTCATAAATGCATTCAATGCCGCCATGACATCCGCATCTCGACTTGACTGGATGATTTCACCACTCTGCCACGAACTTGTTCTAAATCGGCGCTCATCTGCATACTCAGTGCTGATGCGATATCCCTGTGCCAGCAACTGCCGCACCTGACTTGCCACATCCCCGTTCAATCGGCCACTGCCATTACTGGTCACAGATCCACTATAAGCAGGGGAACCAACACTCTGGGAAGAGACAGAGGCACTGACTGTCTTCGCACCTGAAGTCGTTCCACTCTTACCATTGGGACGGTGAATGATAACTTCTGCCACCCGCCGTTTGCCCTTTGGATCTACCCCGACTAAGCGCACATAATCCCGACCATGTTCAGCTAGTAGTGATTGAATCGCTGCGATCGCGTCCGTATCCCGTCGCGCTTGAATTGCAGGGGCACTTGTCCAAGAGCTAGTCCGGAAACGGCGCTCATCCGCGTATTCCACCCCAACTGTGTAGCCCTGAGCCATCAGTTGGCTCACCTGTTGTGCCCACTCGAAGCCAGCACCTACAGGTGTTGCATGACCGTGAGACACCTGGTTAGAAGTACTGTAAGAGGAAGCAAAACCACTTGCAGCGAACTGAGGCGACTTTCCATTAGGACGTTGAATGATCACTTCTGCCACTCGCCGTTTTGCCTTTGGATCAATTCCAATCAAGCGCACATACTCGCCCGGATGTTCTCGCATACAGGCATCTAAACCTGCCAGTACATCCGCTTCACGCGTTGACTGAATCGGTGCACAACTCGTCCAGGAGCTAGTTTGGAACCGACGAGCATCCGCATGTTCCATGCCAATTCGAGCACCTTGAGCTAATAACTGCCGCACTTGAGCAACCAGATCAGAGACAGAAGCTCCACCGGACTGCCCATTTGGGTTATAGCCTGACGTTTTAGGCACCGAATAACTGTAAGAAGCCATTCCCCCACTGGGTGCCCCCTGACCTGGTTTATCACCCGGACGTTGAATAATCGTCTCCAGCACCCGTTTTTTCGCCTTCGTATCAATTCCAATCAACCGCACGTACTCGCCTGCATGCTCATTTAGACAAGCATTTAACTCTGCTAATACTTGAGACTCGTTGCTTGCTTGAATCGGCGCACAACTTTTCCAGGAACTGGTCTGAAACCTGCGCTCATCCGCATGCTCTGTCCCAATTCGATATCCCTGCGCCAACAATTGCCGTACATGGCTAATCACATTAGAATCCATACTCCCTCCCTTTGTGAGTTGGCGCTGAGACTCGCCCTCACCTGACAAATTTGCTGCTGTAGACCGACCAAACTCCTCAGAACCCACTGCAACTGGAGCAACCTCTTCAGTTCTGTAATGCCCCAGTCGCAGTGCATGATTCATCCCCGCCACATGAGCGGCAAATACCCTGTCCGCTTCCTGCACATCCGGCAAGCGATCAGCCTGCTGTTGGCTAGTAATCACTGCACCAGATGGAACAAGCTTCCCAGGTGGAATTTCCACATCCTGAATCAATGTATGCATCATCACAACACAACCATGTCCAATCCGAGCATTGAACACGGTAGAGCGAAACCCAATAAAACAATCATCCCCAACGTAAGCAGGACCATGGATCAATGCCATATGAGTAATCGCCACATTACTCCCGATCCAAACAGAGTAGGACGAACCATCATCCCCAATCACATGACTTTGTTCAAGCCCGTGGATGACAACTCCATCCTGAACGTTGGAGCTATTGCCAATGTGAAACGGTCCTCCCTCATCAGCTCTAATGGAAGTTCCTGGTGCAATCAGGACATTAGAACCAATACGCACATCCCCAATCACGTTGGAAAAAGAATGGATGTAAGCGGTTTCGTGAATTTTTGGCTCGGTCAAACTCTTCGACCAAGGCGTTGGAGGAGCCGCGTGACTACGGACTGCCATAGAGTAAAAATCTCCAAAGGTCTGCTCACTAGCGATCCTGATCCCGCTTGCTGTAAAGGAGCCGATTCTCAACACCAACCGTATCGATAATCGCAATTACGGCTGCATCTAGGGGGCGTTGTTCACTTCCTGGAACCTGACGAGCGGCACTGCCATGACTTACCAGTACCCACTCGCCAACTCCTGCACCGACATTGTCAGCAGCAACCTCATAACCAGAAAGCGGTTCCCCATCATCATCAATAAACTGAACAACAAGGAACTTAGTACCCCTGAGACTTGGCTCCTTCTGTGTGCTGGTAACTGTGCCAAGAACTCTGGCAATCTGCATTAGACTTTTCTGAGCAATGGATCATGAACTTGGATTGATCAAACGGTATTCCGAAAAACCAGGTTTCGGAGGCTTCAATCATCCATTAGGGGCGGTTCAGCGGACGAATACCGCTGACACTCTCGCGGAATGGTTCAACTGCCTCGGTGTAGCGGATGGGCAGCACGTACTCCAAGTTTTCGTGAGGACGGGCAATGATGTGAGTAGACAATACTTGCCCACCATTAACTCGCTTCACGCTTTCGATACCAGCAGCAACGGATGCTTGCACCTCAGAAACATCACCACGAACGATTACGGTCACACGACCACTCCCAATTTTCTCGTAGCCAACTAAGGTGACGCGAGCGGCTTTCACCATTGCATCAGCTGCTTCTACAACAGCGGGAAACCCTAAGGTTTCTACCATTCCTACTGCGATTGCCATGTCAATACTCCCTTCCAATCAATAGTTAGACAAAACACAATAAACAGATGAGGTTATACCAGCGCTTTAGATCTCCTAACTTGAGGAGCGATCGCTGCAAAATCACGTTCGGAACTGATCGACCGCTTCGGTATATCGAATCGGCAATACATATTCGAGGTTTTCGTGAGGACGGGCAATGATATGAGTGGAAACCACTTCACCACCGTTGACCCGCTTTGCAGACTCAATACCAGCCGCCACCGATGCTTGCACTTCGGAGACATCGCCACGAACGATAACCGTTACGCGACCACTTCCAATCTTTTCGTACCCAACTAAAGTGACACGAGCAGCTTTCACCATCGCATCCGCCGCTTCCACGACAGCGGGGAAACCTCTCGTTTCAATCATTCCGACTGCAATAGGCATTCTAAGGCTCCTGATAAGTGAAACTAATAGTTATGAAAAGGGATGAAAAATCTGACGGAGACACCCATTTTTCAAGCCTTATCAAGGTTTTCACTATGCTTAAACCAAGCATACGGGGGAGGCTGACAATTAATCAATATAAAGTCCAATGATAGTTACAAATTTCGAGCATAAACTAGACTTATAAATTGCGCGAAATCTGGTGTTTGGGCTAGATATTCAGTCTCTCATGCAATTTTCTATGATCCGATCCCTTCAATAACCCATTCGCAACGTAAGTTTAAGTTCTTGAGAGCCTGATCTGACAAGATCTTTAACTCTTATAAAGAAAATCTAACAAATAAGAATTTGACGAATTCAATACACATTTTGAGTCTGAAAATTTCAGAGTTTTGCGCAGAAAAATTCAAAATAACAACTCTTAATCATAAGATCTATTTATATAGACAGGTATAGACTAGGTTCATAATCCTCTATCATTGTTTTTCTAGATGAAACGTTTTATGGTTGAGGCATTACAAGAACGCATTAGAAATAACATTAGCCATTATCTAGCACGTAGCTGAAAGCAGGTCTCCGCACTCGTTAGAGTGATGGAGATGACTTCACGTATTTTGAATGGCGGCGATTTGAACGGGGAAAGGTGGTTGAATGCAAGAGTTGTTGTTGGAAGCGAGCTGGTGGATTCCACTGTACGGACTCATTGGAGCAGTGTTAACGCTGCCATGGTCTACGGGCTATATCCGGCAAACGGGACCCCGCCCCGCAGCTTATTTCAATCTACTGATGACGATCGCGGCTCTGATTCATGGGGCGATAGCGTTTCGCGCTAGTCTTAGCTTAGCTCCAGATCCAATTGTGATCCCTTGGTTCAGGGCAGCAGATTTAGATTTATCCTTTGTGATCGATATTTCTCCCGTCAGTTTGGGAGCCGCCGAGTTGGTCACAGGGTTGAGTATCCTGGCACAATTTTTCGCACTGGGCTACATGGAGAAAGACTGGGCACTGGCACGCTTCTTTGCCCTGATGGGGTTCTTTGAAGGAGCGATGACTGGTTTAGCGTTGAGTGATTCTCTGTTTTTATCCTACGCTCTGCTAGAAATGCTTACGCTCTCCACTTACTTGCTGGTAGGGTTTTGGTATGCTCAACCACTGGTTGTAACTGCAGCGCGGGATGCGTTTTTAACCAAACGGGTGGGAGATGTGTTGCTGCTGATGGGGGTTGTGGCACTAGCAACACTTTCTGGCACTTTAAACTTTCAAGAACTATACGACTGGGCTGAAACGGCTACTCTTACGCCAACTGTATCTACCTTGCTAGGGTTAGCTTTGATTTCAGGACCAATTGGGAAATGTGCCCAGTTTCCTTTACACATGTGGTTGGATGAGGCGATGGAGGGCCCTAACCCAGCGTCGATTCTACGAAATTCGGTTGTGGTCGCTTGTGGTGCCTATATTCTGATCAAACTTCAGCCAATTCTCATCCTGTCGCCTGTTGCGTCTATCGCACTGGTTGTCCTGGGAACCATGACTGCGATTGGGGCTTCCCTGGTGGCGATCGCGCAAATTGACATAAAGCGGGCACTGTCTCATTCAACCAGCGCCTATTTGGGCATTGTCTTCATTGCAGTGGGGATGCAATGGACAAACGTGGCGTTGCTCGTATTATTTGCTCACGCGATCGCCAAAGCCCTTTTGTTCATGAGTACTGGCTCTATTATCGTCACTACAAGTACTCAAGACATTACAGAAATGGGAGGCTTATGGTCACGTATGCCTGCAACGACAACAGCCTTTATAGTAGGAGCCTGTGGACTGGTCGGCTTGCTCCCACTAGGTGGTTTCTGGGCCTTACGAGAAGGGGTAAATGCCTTCTGGTATGATGACGCCTGGCTGGTTGGGGTTTTGCTAACGGTGAATGCCCTGACCGCTTTCAATTTAACCCGTCTCTTTCGTCTAGTGTTTTTAGGGCAACCCAAGGTTAAAACTCGTCGTGCTCCAGAAGTCCCCTGGACAATGGCAGTTCCACTCGTATCTCTCACGATTATCACGTTGCTAGTTCCAACAATCCTCAGTCGTCTATATCTCTTACCAGACTGGGCATACATGAATCACTATGCTGTCATTTTGGTGATGATTTCTGGGTTAGTTGGATGTTTAATGGGAGCGTTGGCTCAGTTTAGCAGGGTTTGGACACGCTCCGTGCAGATGCCCTTCAAATTCCTGCAAGATATGCTTGCTTACGACTTCTACATCGATCAGCTTTATCGAGTAACCGTCGTTTGGTTTGTTAACCTTGTGTCTCAGTTAAGTGCCTGGTTTGATCGCTACGTTGTCGATGGAATCGTCAATTTTGTCGGGTTAGCATCCATCTTTGGAGGAGAAAGCCTGAAATACAGCATATCCGGACAATCCCAGCTATATTTGCTAACAATTTTACTGGGGGTTAGTTTGTTAGGAGCCTGGCTCACATATCCCATGTGGAATTATCTGTTGAACTATTGGATTGGCTAGCGTTTTGTTCGGGCGTATTGCCCATTAGCTAATCACAAATTTTTTTATTATTCCAGTTCCAACCTATGCTCAGTGTTTTAGTCTGGATTCCTATCGTTGCAGCTTTGCTAATTGGGATATTGCCTCGCTCCAGTTCATCTACTATGGTGCGTTGGGTAGCACTCATTGCTACGGCGACATCCTTCCTCTGGTCCATTGTGTTAGCGGTGAGGTTTGATGCGCTGGATACAAGTGCTCAGTTTCAAGAACTTTTGCCCTGGATCGAATCGTTAGGCTTAAGCTATCAGCTTGGGTTGGATGGTTTATCACTGCCACTAGTAATCATTAACGGGCTACTCACCTGGATCGCCGTTTACAGTTCCGATGAAGCAATTCAACGTCCTCGCCTCTATTACGCATTAGTTCTGCTACTGAGTGGAGGCGTTGCTGGAGCGTTTTTGGCACAGAACTTGCTGTTATTCTTTCTATTCTACGAACTTGAGCTAATTCCCCTCTATTTCTTAATTGCAATTTGGGGAGGTAGCCGTCGGGGATATGCTGCTACTAAATTTCTAATCTACACCGCACTTTCAGGAATTCTGATTCTGGCAGCATTCTTAGGGGTTGTTTGGCTGAGCCATGCCACCAGTTTTGAGTATGGTGCCATTAATACTCAGCTTTTGCCAATCGCCAGCCAATTGGTGTTGTTGAGCTTGTTGCTTGTTGGCTTTGGTATCAAAATTCCACTGGTTCCTCTGCATACCTGGTTGCCTGATGCTCATGTGGAGGCTTCCACACCAATTTCGGTATTGCTAGCAGGAGTATTGCTGAAGTTAGGAACGTATGGATTGTTGCGTTTTGGTTTACAGCTTTTCCCAGAAACCTGGGGAATTTTAGCACCCTATTTGGCAACTTGGGCAGTGGTAAGTGTGCTGTATGGAGCCTTTGCTGCGATCGCTCAAACCGACATGAAAAAAATGGTGGCTTATAGTTCGATTGGGCACATGGGGTACATCCTACTCGCTGCTGCGGCTGCCACACCGTTGAGCATCTTGGGCACCGTGTTTCAAATGGTCAGCCATGGTTTGATTTCAGCCATGTTGTTTTTGCTAGTGGGCGTAGTCTATAAGAAAACAGGAACTCGCGATATTAATATCTTGCGTGGACTCCTCAATCCCGAACGGGGAATGCCCATCGTCGGTACGTTGATGGTAACTGGTGTGATGGCAAGTGCTGGAATACCCGGTATGATGGGATTTATCTCAGAGTTCCTAGTCTTCCGGGGTAGTTTTCCAGTTTTTCCGGTGCAAACGCTGCTGTCGATGGTGGGAACAGGGCTAACTGCTGTGTACTTCCTGTTGCTCGTAAACCGGACGTTCTTCGGGCGATTGCCGGAACAATTTTCCAACTTGCCGAAAGTTTATTGGTCCGAGCGATTACCAGCGTTCGGATTGGCTATTTTGATTGTGTTTTTGGGACTTCAACCAAGTTGGATGGGGCGTTGGAGTGAAACCACCACAACAGCCATGCTAGTACCGGAAGCAGCGATCGCAACGCTTGCTCCCACTAAACCACCAGAAACCCTCAAAGCTCCCTCAACTGCTAATTCTTCAAGACCCATGAATACCCTGTAGGCTTTCCATCTGAATTTCTCATTCAACAAACCCATGAACATGACTGGTTCTCGCGATCTGACAGCACCCAACCATCCTCTCGAAGAGATTATCTTGCGGCTTGAACAGGGAGGAGCACTGCTGCCTGATTCTCCTGAAAACGTGATGGAAGTGGTGGGTATTCTAAAAAGCTATGGTCATGTCCTGGATGCCTACTGGCGCAACTTAATTTACATCTCAGAAAGTCAATTTCTTGTCCTATTCCCATTCTTTAAGTATTTCAACGGCGAGGTGTCGTTTCGGAAACTACTGAAGCACTGGTGGCACGATCGCATTAATTATGAATTTTCCGAATATTGCATGAAAGCCATGCTGTATCACGGGGGTGGCAAGTTAGATGCTTACCTGGATACCCCTGAATTTTGTGAGCGAGCACAGCAGGCGATCGCAGCAAAACTGCGGAGCAATTTCGTCATGCAGGGAATTTCTAAAGTATTTCCTAACTTTCTGCTGGAACAAGTTCGCCAATTGGTTTATTACAGTGCATTAGGGCAATTTTGGCGAGTCATGAGTCCGATGTTTCTTAGCTTGAGCGATCGCTACGATCGGGGCGAGATTCACTCTATCTCGGATGTAGTGCAGCATGTCCTGAATGGGTTAGTTGAAGCTGCTGACAAGCCTATTACCTATGCAGTCAAAATTGCGGATCAAACCTACGAGATTATTCCAAAATCAGTTGGGTTAACCTTTTTGATGGATGCCGCTGTACCTTACGTGGAAGCTGTATTTTTTCGCTCTTTTCCGTTTATGGGTACCGTTTCGTACAATGCGCAAGCCTGTCAGATTCCTCCAGATGTAGAACGGTTTTCTTACGGTGCCTTGTATGCAGACCCTTTACCAGTTGGAGGTGCGGGGATTCCGCCAACTCTACTGATGCAAGATATGCGCCATTTCTTACCCGACTATCTACATAAATTCTACGAGCGATCGCTACGAGGCGAGGAAGATATTCGAGTCAACATTTGCGCAACCTTTCAAAAATCAATGTTTTGTGTAACAACGGCTGCAATGCTGGGTCTCATGCCTCATCCACTCAATACAACCAACCCAGAGGAGCAACGACAAAACCGCGTCTATCTCGAATCCTGGATGGATCGCTTCGTAAGCTCGCGCTTACCCAGTGTTCAAACCTGCGAAGTCCCCTAAACATTGGTCCTTTGATCGTCAAAGAACTTCAACACATCCTCCCATCGCACCATCCTCTCAATTGCCTTCTTTTTAGGCAACATTTTGATGAAGGCGATAGCAATTTCAGCCGTAGCGTACAGAATAGACATAGGCACTTATCTCTGTGATGCTGGAGTTGTGCCAGTGGAGGAAGGGGGCAATCTACTCTTGATTAAGACAAGATTGAAGCGTTAATACTAGTGGGGACTGACATTAAACACTATGGACCCCAGACAACAGGACAGTACAACAAAAGGGGAGATGGAGGTAAGAGGGTTTGCCGAGGGCAAGGATTTGCACTGGGAAGACAATTATTCAGCAACTACAGGACACTCAACTAGCAACACGAGTGCTTCTCCGCGATCGCAGCAGATCTACGAAACACTGATTCATTCAATTGACGGCATCGTTTGGGAAGCAGACGCCAAGACGTTTCAGTTTAACTTTGTCAGCCCGCAAGCAGAACAATTGCTGGGCTATCCGATCGAGCAATGGCTAGAACCTGACTTTTGGGTAAGGCACGTTTATCCAGACGATTTGAGTGCTGCTATCGAAATTTGTCGGGCGGCAACTCAGGCAGGCTCTAATCATGAGCTTGAATACCGCATGGTAGCGGCAGATGGACGCATTATATGGCTCAAAGACGTAGTAACCGTGGTTGTAGAAAATTCTCAACCTACGGTTTTGCGAGGAGTGATGTTAGATATTACTCGCCAGAAGCAAGCAGAAGCAGGGCTAAGTAATCAGCAAATTCAGATCGAAATGGCAATGGAAGTTGCTCAGTTAAGCACCTGGGACTGGGATATTACAACAAACACTGTGAAATATTCCAGAAACACTCAGATGCTATTTGGCTTGCCAGTGGATCAAACTCCCTCGTCCTGGCAGATCTTTATAGAGGTGATTCACCCTGACGATCGCCCGCTAGTGCAAACAGCCGTGCAGCGATCGCTCAACGAAGATGCTCCTTATAACGTCGAGTTTCGTATTCTGCGCCAATCAACCGAGCAGCGATGGGTTAAAAGCAGCGGACAAGTTTTTCGGGACAATCTGGGCAAACCAGTACGGATGCTGGGAGTTCTAATAGATATTACGGATCGAAAACAATCTGAGGAGTCCCTCCGCCAATCTCGCAATTTTCTCCAAACTGTTCTCGATCATCTACCCATTGCAGTAAATGTGAAAGATGGACGGGCTGAACACTTTGGCGTTTACACCTTCTGGAACAAAACCTGTGAGCAAATGTTTGGTTTAAGCGCCGATCAAGTACTAGGCAAAACTGTATTTGACTGTTTTCCGCAAGCCCAAGCGGAGTTATTTCATCAAAGCGATCGCGATACATTCGAACAAGGCATGATTGAGAATGTGATGGAAGTGCCTCAACTCAGGCAGGAATCTGGCGATCGCCTGTTGCATACAGTCAAGATCCCAATCTTTGATAACCAGCATAATCCTCAGTACCTGCTGTCAATTTCCGAGGATATTACCCAACAACGCCAAGCTGAAGAATCATTGCGTCAGCAAACAGAACGAGAAGCACTTCTCGCCACCATCACCAACAATATTCGCCAGTCATTGGATCTTAAGCAAATTCTCAACACAACCGTTGCGCAAGTTCGCCAATTTCTGCAAACTGATCGAGTGTTCATTTTTCGATTTCGCCCCAGTTGGAATGGCATAGTTTTGGTGGAATCGCTCGAACCCGGATGGGAATCCATTCTGGGTAAAATGTTTCACGATCCGTGTTTCTCAGACTCCTTTGTTAAATTGTATGAACAGGGACGTGTGCATGCGGTATCAGATGTTTTAACCGCCCAATTACCAGATTGCTATCTCAAACTCCTACAAGGAATGCAAGCCAGAGCCATACTGGTAGTACCTATCAAACAACACCAACGGTTGTGGGGGTTGCTCATTGCCCATCACTGCAAAGGTGCTCGGTTTTGGCACACCTTTGAAATTGACTTATTGGAACAACTAGCGGAACAGGTTGGGATTGGGATTGAACAGTCTGAGCTATACCAGCAGGTGCAACGTCTGAATTCCGAACTAGAGCGCCAGGTGCAAATTCGGACAGCGGAACTTCAGTTAGCATCGGAATTTGAAGCAACACTTAAACGGATTACAGATCGAGTCCGGGAT is a window of Leptolyngbyaceae cyanobacterium JSC-12 DNA encoding:
- a CDS encoding transposase family protein (IMG reference gene:2510096817~PFAM: Transposase DDE domain), producing MNPPKVNEYDYINFLIAAQKAYSCTEAERVQPESDNAAAHDAITRLLHRLEPSTQQLWQEVQSQVRLHQGILVVDDSTLDKWYAKKMELVTRHWSGKHGRVVQGINLITLLWSEGDRHLPLDYRFYEKGVDGSTKNDHFRSMLETAKERGFAPRCVVFDSWYSSLENLKLIRDYGWIWLTRLKRNRQVNPDNTGNRPLHKVVLAATGTVLHLKGYGFIKVFKMVAPNGDIDYWATNDLGMGELQRLQFAEVGWAIEEYHRGLKQCCGVERAQVRSSRAQRNHVGLAIRAFLRLEVHMWTTGISWYEAKAAIVRDAIRSFLAAPRFILNPTA
- a CDS encoding carbon dioxide concentrating mechanism/carboxysome shell protein (IMG reference gene:2510096818~PFAM: BMC domain), with translation MSRREDFTDMALGLVSAQSFPAIVGIADHMLKSSGVTLVGYEKIGGGHCTAIVRGNVADVRLAVQEGAERAEQFGQKLSTLVVPRPMPNLEVVLPIGNRLAQLATGRGHSKLSNQAVGLLETRGFPAMVGAADAMLKAADVVLAAYETIGAGLCTAIVRGSVANVAMALDVGMVEAERIGELHAVMLVPRPLDDLDQTLPLASCWIEEMQPLKIPLAVKETQKETIALPELTQEMKELTVPNGDRALPEPAQIEAKPPEMEPQRLEQSLTESLSVETEGDSSIASSDAAMATPPPKRTQHHPRRRDRRH
- a CDS encoding hypothetical protein (IMG reference gene:2510096819~PFAM: Bacterial transferase hexapeptide (three repeats)), which encodes MSLRSLQLRPISTSHYYVSGDVTIQAGVAIAPGVLLQADPDSQILIKSGACIGIGAILHAHSGLLEIGEGANVGAEVLLIGQVQIGANACIGAGTTILNSTIEPGQLVPPGSLIGDASRPLNELQATDTVIYPADTKDQSGSSSFFTDAGQTGTADVVSEREEKSTRMNVYGQVYVNRMFVKMFPHHPRSLSSLPDQNGSNPEDPWDD
- a CDS encoding isoleucine patch superfamily enzyme, carbonic anhydrase/acetyltransferase (IMG reference gene:2510096820~PFAM: Ribulose bisphosphate carboxylase, small chain; Bacterial transferase hexapeptide (three repeats)), encoding MAVRSHAAPPTPWSKSLTEPKIHETAYIHSFSNVIGDVRIGSNVLIAPGTSIRADEGGPFHIGNSSNVQDGVVIHGLEQSHVIGDDGSSYSVWIGSNVAITHMALIHGPAYVGDDCFIGFRSTVFNARIGHGCVVMMHTLIQDVEIPPGKLVPSGAVITSQQQADRLPDVQEADRVFAAHVAGMNHALRLGHYRTEEVAPVAVGSEEFGRSTAANLSGEGESQRQLTKGGSMDSNVISHVRQLLAQGYRIGTEHADERRFQTSSWKSCAPIQASNESQVLAELNACLNEHAGEYVRLIGIDTKAKKRVLETIIQRPGDKPGQGAPSGGMASYSYSVPKTSGYNPNGQSGGASVSDLVAQVRQLLAQGARIGMEHADARRFQTSSWTSCAPIQSTREADVLAGLDACMREHPGEYVRLIGIDPKAKRRVAEVIIQRPNGKSPQFAASGFASSYSTSNQVSHGHATPVGAGFEWAQQVSQLMAQGYTVGVEYADERRFRTSSWTSAPAIQARRDTDAIAAIQSLLAEHGRDYVRLVGVDPKGKRRVAEVIIHRPNGKSGTTSGAKTVSASVSSQSVGSPAYSGSVTSNGSGRLNGDVASQVRQLLAQGYRISTEYADERRFRTSSWQSGEIIQSSRDADVMAALNAFMNQHAGDYVRLVGTDPKAKRRVVETIIQKPSKK
- a CDS encoding carbon dioxide concentrating mechanism/carboxysome shell protein (IMG reference gene:2510096821~PFAM: Ethanolamine utilisation protein EutN/carboxysome), producing MQIARVLGTVTSTQKEPSLRGTKFLVVQFIDDDGEPLSGYEVAADNVGAGVGEWVLVSHGSAARQVPGSEQRPLDAAVIAIIDTVGVENRLLYSKRDQDR
- a CDS encoding carbon dioxide concentrating mechanism/carboxysome shell protein (IMG reference gene:2510096822~PFAM: BMC domain), whose product is MAIAVGMVETLGFPAVVEAADAMVKAARVTLVGYEKIGSGRVTVIVRGDVSEVQASVAAGIESVKRVNGGQVLSTHIIARPHENLEYVLPIRYTEAVEPFRESVSGIRPLNRP